Proteins co-encoded in one Arachis hypogaea cultivar Tifrunner chromosome 11, arahy.Tifrunner.gnm2.J5K5, whole genome shotgun sequence genomic window:
- the LOC140176153 gene encoding uncharacterized protein — MRYDGTKDPQEHITAFEARMNLEGVGDAVRCRAFPVTLAGLTIRWFNALPHGSITAFTDISQSFLARFTTRIAKAKHPINLLGVTQKPREPTRKFLDRFNDECLEIDGLTDSVASLCLKNGLLNEDFRKHLTTKPVWTMQEIQSVAKEYINDEEVNQVVAANKRQLLNSSARQAPQVDRYKEAPKDGTLSKLPKQPRVGRFTNYTTLTVPIVEVYQQIADKGILSRPRPLKERTGGNKSLYCDYHKGFGHKIQDFFDLKDALEQAIREGKMNEFSRPIKEPRRRERERSEEDWSRTVKPKQEPIGDANNPPTIVVNVVVGCDSPQKPKSAAKRDTRVLSISTDGPVTSKGHPTISFGPEDKWFYNLPENPPVVVTAMVGIGLVRRILVDTGADSDILFRNVFDAMGLKESDLKNHQHGVMGLGDNYIKPNGTISLPICLGIGDVRNSVMADFVVLRDSSAYNIILGRKTINEFSAVICTKFLTMKFITDKGTIGSIRGDRETAVTCDSASLSLMKESKKAAGVFLADLDVRIEDKPRPEPEGDMEKFQIGKSADQFTFVNRNLPHELKGPLIEIVRANGNLFAWIPSDMPGLDPEVMCHRLAKKPDAKSVAQRRRKMSQKRAEEVAKQTAGLLEARFIKELEYSTWLSNVVQVKKASGKWRMCIDYSDLNKACPKDSFPLPNIDTLVDSAA, encoded by the coding sequence atgaggtacgatgggACCAAGGACCCCCAGGAGCATATCACAGCCTTTGAAGCAAGGATGAACTTGGAAGGGGTAGGCGACGCGGTCAGATGCCGGGCTTTTCCCGTGACGCTGGCCGGTCTGACGATTCGATGGTTTAACGCCCTCCCACATGGGTCCATCACAGCTTTTACAGACATATCCCAGAGCTTCCTAGCTCGGTTCACGACACGTATAGCCAAGGCAAAACACCCAATCAACTTATTGGGGGTTACCCAAAAACCCAGGGAGCCGACCAGGAAGTTCCTAGATAGGTTCAACGATGAGTGTCTGGAGATCGACGGCCTCACGGACTCGGTCGCTAGTCTATGCCTAAAAAATGGCCTGTTAAATGAAGACTTTAGGAAGCACCTTACAACCAAGCCCGTATGGACCATGCAGGAAATTCAAAGCGTGGCTAAGGAATACATCAATGATGAAGAAGTCAATCAGGTTGTAGCAGCCAATAAGCGGCAGCTCCTTAACTCTTCAGCTCGGCAGGCCCCTCAAGTCGACAGGTACAAAGAAGCTCCCAAGGACGGTACCCTAAGCAAGTTACCCAAGCAACCACGGGTAGGAAGGTTTACGAACTACACAACACTTACGGTGCCCATAGTAGAAGTCTACCAGCAAATTGCAGACAAGGGAATCTTATCTAGACCTAGACCATTGAAAGAGAGAACGGGAGGCAACAAAAGCCTTTACTGTGATTATCACAAGGGATTTGGTCACAAAATCCAAGACTTCTTCGACCTCAAGGATGCCTTAGAACAGGCCATCAGAGAAGGAAAGATGAACGAGTTCTCCCGGCCCATCAAGGAACCGAGGAGGCGAGAAAGAGAACGCTCCGAGGAAGATTGGAGCCGAACTGTTAAACCAAAGCAGGAACCCATAGGGGATGCCAACAACCCCCCAACTATCGTGGTCAACGTTGTGGTCGGGTGCGACAGCCCCCAAAAACCCAAGTCAGCAGCAAAAAGGGACACCCGGGTACTCTCCATCTCGACAGATGGTCCCGTCACCAGCAAAGGGCATCCCACAATATCTTTTGGCCCGGAAGATAAATGGTTCTACAATCTCCCCGAAAACCCTCCCGTGGTAGTTACTGCGATGGTCGGGATAGGACTAGTCAGGCGTATCCTCGTCGACACGGGAGCTGACTCTGACATTCTATTTAGAAACGTGTTCGACGCCATGGGGCTCAAGGAATCCGACCTCAAGAATCACCAGCATGGAGTCATGGGACTAGGCGATAACTACATTAAACCCAACGGGACAATCTCTCTCCCAATCTGCCTAGGAATCGGTGACGTCAGGAATTCGGTTATGGCAGACTTCGTAGTCCTCAGAGACTCCAGTGCCTATAAtatcatcctaggaagaaaaaCTATCAACGAATTCTCAGCTGTAATATGCACCAAGTTCCTAACAATGAAGTTCATAACGGACAAGGGAACAATTGGTTCCATAAGGGGAGACCGAGAAACGGCAGTCACCTGCGACAGTGCCAGTCTCTCCTTAATGAAAGAATCTAAGAAGGCAGCCGGCGTATTCCTGGCAGATCTGGACGTCAGAATAGAGGACAAGCCAAGACCAGAACCAGAGGGGGATATGGAAAAGTTCCAAATAGGGAAGTCGGCAGATCAGTTTACCTTTGTAAACAGAAACCTGCCTCATGAACTCAAGGGCCCCCTCATAGAGATTGTAAGAGCAAATGGCAACCTCTTCGCATGGATCCCATCAGACATGCCGGGACTGGATCCCGAGGTCATGTGCCACCGACTAGCTAAAAAGCCTGACGCCAAATCGGTAGCCCAGCGGCGAAGAAAGATGTCGCAAAAAAGGGCTGAAGAAGTCGCCAAACAAACAGCAGGGCTGCTAGAAGCAAGGTTCATCAAGGAACTCGAGTACTCAACATGGCTATCCAATGTCGTCCAAGTAAAAAAAGCCAGCGgaaaatggagaatgtgcattgattacTCCGATCTGAATAAGGCATGCCCAAAA